AGTAAGAAACATTATGAATTACATACACTATACAGAGAAAAtaattgggacacctggccattacaacCACAGGGACTTATATGAAatacatcccattctaaatccataggcatcagtatggagttaccccccccccccctttgcagctataacagctgtcactcttctgggaaggctttccacaaggtTTTGGAGTgtatctgtgggaatttttgcccattcatccagaagagcatttgtgaggtatCCATgtcaagacattttggacaattctatgctttcAATTTTTTGGGAACAGTTTAGGGAAGACCCTTTTCTGTTCAGCATGACTTTGCCCCAGTACACAAAgtaaggtccataaagacatggttgggtgagtttggtgtggaagaacttgactgaccAGCACAGAGCCGTGACcacaaccccatcaaacaccttttggatgaactagaacggagactgtgagccaggttTCATGTCTAATATCAATGCCTGACCTCAGAattgctcttctggatgaatgggcagaaattcccacagacacactccaaagtcTTATAGAAATCCTTCCCAGAACAGTGGCAGCTGTTAAAACTGCAAAAGGGGTGAGCAGCTCcctattgatgcctatggatttagagtGGCATGTCATAAATTACCGGTGGGTGTAATGGGCAGGGGGCCTAATATGTTTGTCCATGTACCGTAGataaacacatacatgtacAATTAAATGAAGCATTCCCACTGGATAACAGTATCATTCTGAAAGCAAGAAAAACcagcatacagtatataagGGAGAAGCAGGTGATCCTCATTTCTGTATATTCAGTGTAGAATGACGTGTCAAAAAGCAGGATGGTTTTGGAGGGTGAAACTTCAGACAGACTTACATTTTCTTGGTCCTGATCTGATCCTGCATTCTCCGCCATAATCCATGCTATTGAACAAGCAGAAGAAACACAAATTTCTTGCCGCAGTCTGTTTTACTGTCCATCTTACATAAATGTACACATCCAATTCTATAATCAAAGAGCAATTAGAAAGTACATACTGTAGTTTCTCCAATTTCCACCTGGGGTCCTCCAGGCCAGCAGAGAGCAGtctcactcctgagtctcctgggtaaTTGTAggtcagatccagctctctcagatgTGAGGGGTTTGCATGCAGAGCTGAAGCCAGACACTCAAAACCTGCCTCTGTGACTTGACAGCCTGACAacctgcagacagacaggcaaacaaaCCAAATAAAAATCCATTCAAACTTAATTTCAACATCAGCAACATAATTGTATTCACATTAATATGTGAATCCCTCAATACTACTAACCTCAGTATCTCCACTTTACAGTTAAAGTTCCCTACAGTACTGACATAAGTATCTCCACTTTACAGTTACAGTTCCCTGGcagtactgacctcagtatGTCCACTTTACAGTTATAGTACCCTAAcagtactgacctcagtatctccagtttacagtgtgaatccctcagtccagcagagagcagcttcactcctgaatcctgcaagtcattgtcactcaggtccagctctctcagctgTGAGGAGTGTGACCTAAATGCTGAAGCAAACACTTCACAGCATTCCTCTTTGAGTTTGCATTGAATAAGCCTAAAAGGATGAAAGAATGATGATATCATTTAAGGGATGATGATTATTACTTGTTGTGATGTTGCACGACTTCCTTTTATTGAAGGTTCCTCCTTAATACATCAACCTCAAAAGATCAATATATCCAAGGGAATTCTAGCTTACAAGTAAATGGAACTTTTACAGATGGCTGCTTTACATACTGTGACTCACAGAGAAACCAGTACAAGTTAGCTCTAATGAGGGGAATGGGTCACTCCTTTGTTACAACTAACAGCCCGTGTCTTAGATAGAGGTAAAAGATGGAATTGAaggatacaaaaaaaatatacatcaaTTTATCAGTAgcattttaataacattttattaCCAAGGTGGacaatttcattatttttattaagatTAACAGGaacatacaaatataaattatCTGACCTCAGTTTCttcagtttacagtgtggattTCTCAGTCCATCAGAGAGCAGCTCCACTCCTgtatcctgcaggtcattgtaaCTCAGATCCAAATGTCTGAGGTTTGAGGTGCTTGAGTTGAGGACTGAGGCCAACAGCTTACCGCATTGTCCAGTGAGTTTACAGTGGTATAGCCTAGAAAAGACCATTTGTTTCAAAAACATAATTTTTGGGAATACCAGCATTCTTATATTCACATGTTTGATAACACTGATCAGTTTACTATTTGAAACTTTTATTTAACAATCTGCTAGATATTCAATACCCCTCAGGTAGAACTGATGCCACAGAAGGAGGGATTTGTCACAACTAAGGTAGCCGAGGGTCACATCATATACGATGGGGTCATTGGTGTTATTTGTTGATGcaccagtaatactgacctcagtatctccagcttACAGTGTGGATTCCTCAGTCcatcagagagcagcttcactcctgaatcctgcagttcactgtcactcaggtccagctctctcagctgTGGGGAGTCTGAGCTGAGAACTGAGGCCAAATCCTCACAGCATTCCTCTGACAGGTTACACTGATTCAGCCTGAAAAAGTTACCATATTAAAGGTATGTTCAGTAAGTAATCAGTGTACTGTATTATCAGAAAATCTCATGTAAGGGATAAATATCAATCCTTATTTTCATCTTATGAATTCCTTTCATTTGAAAATTCCGCTTAGTTTTTACTCCAAACTTCAGTTTCCATataaacagaactgaatgaagTATTtatgctaaaaataaaattaatattcagtttgtaaaattaaatgaaaatggatGCATATGTTGGTATCAGAAAAACTGTTCAAGGCAATTCAACCTTAATAgatttacagtggtaccttggaacacaaacttGATTCATTGCAGAAGGCTGGTCGGACTGTGATTTGGTTGAAGTCCAAGTCAAATTTCCCCATAAGGAATAATGTgaatgaatttaatccattccagacccccaaataattgcctatttaaacttatctaccAACCTAATGATGAAAAGCATTaccaatcaatataaaactaatacacacataaaaaaagaacacatacaaaaacaacaaacatgaaataaacGACAATCCCAACTTCAAGTCTCACTATAATTTCCTTTCTACTGTTACTCTCAACACTTTCATGCTCGGTTTGTTGTtatcactgctcactttcttagggACCATGATTACTCTTgtcactaaatgtactgtagacaaagcacaaaaaaaaaaaacactccgaACACAGGACCACAGCTTTCGCACATTGAACTTGGTACCATGAGACTGGGATTGATTCATAGGGAATCAGCCTCACAGTAGGTCTGTTAGCCTTTGTTTCAGCCCATCACAGATGTGTCTCGACCtgtacaagttttagcaggtctgGTTTTTGTCATGTTTCGAGTTTTCTGCTGAGTTGTACCTAAATTGTTCACGACCGACTAGTTCGAGGTCCAAATTGGTAGAGTTGAACGCGTCGCAACCCATACAAGTTTAAGCAGGAATGGTCGAGTTCCAGGAGTTTGGTCGAGGTACAAAATTCAGACCCATCAATGTCTGAGTTGGTCAAGTTAAGAGGTGTTtgagttccaaggttctactgtatTTGAAATACCCTTTGGTACAAATGCTTTATAAAAAGATATACTTATGATGCAATGTACATGATAGCATATATATCGACAGTATCCATGTATGTTTGGGATTTCAGGGAATAAATCTCGTTGACAGTaggatggggatgggggggagggaatCTGTAGTCAGGTTTAAAagctgaaacaaaacaaaatgtaaccaATACGTCCTCTCTTTGCTAAGGAGGGACAGGTGTAACTAATCAATGGGAAACCTTGCTCACCTGACTCTCCCTCCTCTAACAACCACTTCCCACACTCcattatttcatatatataccTGTATTTTCACTTATGTGTGGGATCTTATGCTGTATAGCTTGTTGTACTGGATTATACAATGACATAATGTGCTTTTCAGTGTTATTATCACTGTAAAGTCTGGAATACTTACAGAACTGTGTGGGAACATCTGACCACTGGCAGCAGTCTCAATAGTGCTTCTTCTGATCGATTGAATTTTTTCAAATCTAACACTCCCTGCACCTCCTCTGATGTCAATAAAAAGAAGACCAAAGCTGACCACTGTGCAGACGACAGACGTTTAGCTAGAAGATGTCCAGAGCTCAGGTAATTCTGGATTTCCTGCATTAAAGAATTGTCGTTCATTTCCTTCAGACAATTAAACAGATTAAAGGACTTTTCGGGTGAAAGATTCTCCCTGATCTTCTTCTTAATGTATTTAACCGTGTCTGTTACACTCTCTGAACTGTTCTCTGTCTGGGTCAGTATTTCTTGTAGAAGTCTTTGATTTGAGTCCAGTGAGATGCCAAGAAGGAAGCGTAGGAAAAGGTCCAGGTGTCCATTCCTGCTCTTTAAGGCCTCATCCACTGCACTCCTGTGTAACTCAAATACTGTTGCAGCTCCTCTTTTGTCAAGTAGGTTCCTGTTGCTGTTTCTGTGCACGTGAAATACATACAAGGCGGCGAGAAACTCCTGAaggctcagatgcacaaagctgTACACTTTCCTTTGAGACATTGCAACTTCTTCTTTAATGATTTCTGCACACAGTCCAGAGCATGGTGAAGTCTCAGTGACATCAATGCCACACTCTTTCAGGTCCTCctcataaaatattaaatgttcCTTTTGCAGTTGTTGAAAAGCTAGCTTACCCAGTTTTAAGATCAAGTCTTTGTCACATTGTCGATTTTCCCCATCTGTCCCATGATATTTCTTCTTCTGCATGTTTCTCTGACAAAGCAGGAAGTGAATGTAAATTTGTGTCAGAGAGATTTCTCCAGCATTTTCATTACCTAGTGTTTCCTGAAGGACAGTTGCTGAGATCCAACAAAAGATTGGTATGTGACACATGATGTAGAGGGTCCTTGATGCCTTTATGTGTGAAATGATTCTGTTAGCCAGGTCCTGATCATCAAATCTCTTTTTGAAGTACTCATCCTTTTGTAAATCACTGAATCCTCGTATCTCTGTTAGCCGATTAGCACATTCAGGAGGGATCTGACTGGCTGCTGCTGGTCGGGAGGTTATCCACACGAGGGCAGATGGAAGCAGATCCCCCTTAATCAGGCTGGTCAGTATCATGTCCAGTGATGCTGGTTTTGTTGCATCACAGAACCTATTATTGTCCTGAAAATCTAGATTAAAGTGACACTCATCTAGACCATCTAAAATGAATGCAACTTTGAATTCAGTAAATATATCTGCTGTAATCTCCTTGAGCTCTGGAAAGTAGTGATGAAGAAGTTGCATTAAACTCCATTGTCTATCCTTCTGAAGATTAAGTTCCCGAAACTCAAAGGAAAACAAGAAATGAACATCCTgatttgcttttccttctgcccagtcaagaATGAACTTCTGCACAGAGACCGTTTTTCcaattccagcaattccaactgTCAGCACAGTTCTGACATTGTGTTGTTCAGGAAATGGTTTAAAGATGTCATTGTACGTGATTGTGCGCGTGTTTAGGGCTGATTTCTTAGATGCTTTTTCTATCTGAAGCAGCTCATGTTCATTATTGACTCCTTCACTTATGTGCTCTGAGATGCAGAGTTCTGTAAAGATGTCCTTCATAGGGCGTGGATCTCCTTGCTTGGCTACCCCTTCGAATGTCAGTTCAAACCGAGCTTTCAGTTTGGCTTTCATTTTCTCTTGGCTTATCTGTATAGACATAacttaaggaaaaaaataacatttaactATGGATATACAGTTTCTGTGTTCCAAAAGTCTTTTATATGATCACTTTATAGATTTCAGATGaagttttaaatgtatttaatgctGCAATATTAGCACAAAACCATGaaagtatatt
This genomic interval from Paramormyrops kingsleyae isolate MSU_618 chromosome 8, PKINGS_0.4, whole genome shotgun sequence contains the following:
- the LOC111858623 gene encoding NLR family CARD domain-containing protein 3-like isoform X1, which gives rise to MSLPGDQEAGQGTSKSGLSSQREEEEAGEEGSDSKRSLQISPVADCVSMKSGWSIDQPVHFKDNITSDQIPQMGRDESSGSGCLTNKDSSDADVLFKQKSDYPRSPVIRCVSMKSGWSIDQPVHFKDDITSDRAEKIMSIQISQEKMKAKLKARFELTFEGVAKQGDPRPMKDIFTELCISEHISEGVNNEHELLQIEKASKKSALNTRTITYNDIFKPFPEQHNVRTVLTVGIAGIGKTVSVQKFILDWAEGKANQDVHFLFSFEFRELNLQKDRQWSLMQLLHHYFPELKEITADIFTEFKVAFILDGLDECHFNLDFQDNNRFCDATKPASLDMILTSLIKGDLLPSALVWITSRPAAASQIPPECANRLTEIRGFSDLQKDEYFKKRFDDQDLANRIISHIKASRTLYIMCHIPIFCWISATVLQETLGNENAGEISLTQIYIHFLLCQRNMQKKKYHGTDGENRQCDKDLILKLGKLAFQQLQKEHLIFYEEDLKECGIDVTETSPCSGLCAEIIKEEVAMSQRKVYSFVHLSLQEFLAALYVFHVHRNSNRNLLDKRGAATVFELHRSAVDEALKSRNGHLDLFLRFLLGISLDSNQRLLQEILTQTENSSESVTDTVKYIKKKIRENLSPEKSFNLFNCLKEMNDNSLMQEIQNYLSSGHLLAKRLSSAQWSALVFFLLTSEEVQGVLDLKKFNRSEEALLRLLPVVRCSHTVLLNQCNLSEECCEDLASVLSSDSPQLRELDLSDSELQDSGVKLLSDGLRNPHCKLEILRLYHCKLTGQCGKLLASVLNSSTSNLRHLDLSYNDLQDTGVELLSDGLRNPHCKLKKLRLIQCKLKEECCEVFASAFRSHSSQLRELDLSDNDLQDSGVKLLSAGLRDSHCKLEILRLSGCQVTEAGFECLASALHANPSHLRELDLTYNYPGDSGVRLLSAGLEDPRWKLEKLHMDYGGECRIRSGPRKFACTLTLDPNTINNQLLLSETERQVTWSEMQEPYPDHPDRFDCRLQVLCRESLSGRCYWEVERMTNSRIEVGVTYKGIVRKGDYDNESLLGRNNKSWTLYCCDDAYSFWHDASAIGLPLPASRSLRVGMYLDWETGILSFYSVASGELTLLHRFTSTFTEPLYASIRVYPHSAVSLCQLK
- the LOC111858623 gene encoding NLR family CARD domain-containing protein 3-like isoform X3, with the translated sequence MSLPGDQEAGQGTSKSGLSSQREEEEAGEEGSDSKRSLQISPVIRCVSMKSGWSIDQPVHFKDDITSDRAEKIMSIQISQEKMKAKLKARFELTFEGVAKQGDPRPMKDIFTELCISEHISEGVNNEHELLQIEKASKKSALNTRTITYNDIFKPFPEQHNVRTVLTVGIAGIGKTVSVQKFILDWAEGKANQDVHFLFSFEFRELNLQKDRQWSLMQLLHHYFPELKEITADIFTEFKVAFILDGLDECHFNLDFQDNNRFCDATKPASLDMILTSLIKGDLLPSALVWITSRPAAASQIPPECANRLTEIRGFSDLQKDEYFKKRFDDQDLANRIISHIKASRTLYIMCHIPIFCWISATVLQETLGNENAGEISLTQIYIHFLLCQRNMQKKKYHGTDGENRQCDKDLILKLGKLAFQQLQKEHLIFYEEDLKECGIDVTETSPCSGLCAEIIKEEVAMSQRKVYSFVHLSLQEFLAALYVFHVHRNSNRNLLDKRGAATVFELHRSAVDEALKSRNGHLDLFLRFLLGISLDSNQRLLQEILTQTENSSESVTDTVKYIKKKIRENLSPEKSFNLFNCLKEMNDNSLMQEIQNYLSSGHLLAKRLSSAQWSALVFFLLTSEEVQGVLDLKKFNRSEEALLRLLPVVRCSHTVLLNQCNLSEECCEDLASVLSSDSPQLRELDLSDSELQDSGVKLLSDGLRNPHCKLEILRLYHCKLTGQCGKLLASVLNSSTSNLRHLDLSYNDLQDTGVELLSDGLRNPHCKLKKLRLIQCKLKEECCEVFASAFRSHSSQLRELDLSDNDLQDSGVKLLSAGLRDSHCKLEILRLSGCQVTEAGFECLASALHANPSHLRELDLTYNYPGDSGVRLLSAGLEDPRWKLEKLHMDYGGECRIRSGPRKFACTLTLDPNTINNQLLLSETERQVTWSEMQEPYPDHPDRFDCRLQVLCRESLSGRCYWEVERMTNSRIEVGVTYKGIVRKGDYDNESLLGRNNKSWTLYCCDDAYSFWHDASAIGLPLPASRSLRVGMYLDWETGILSFYSVASGELTLLHRFTSTFTEPLYASIRVYPHSAVSLCQLK
- the LOC111858623 gene encoding NLR family CARD domain-containing protein 3-like isoform X2, with protein sequence MSLPGDQEAGQGTSKSGLSSQREEEEAGEEGSDSKRSLQISPVADCVSMKSGWSIDQPVHFKDNITSDQIPQMGRDESSGSGCLTNKDSSDADVLFKQKSDYPRSPVIRCVSMKSGWSIDQPVHFKDDITSDRAEKIMSIQISQEKMKAKLKARFELTFEGVAKQGDPRPMKDIFTELCISEHISEGVNNEHELLQIEKASKKSALNTRTITYNDIFKPFPEQHNVRTVLTVGIAGIGKTVSVQKFILDWAEGKANQDVHFLFSFEFRELNLQKDRQWSLMQLLHHYFPELKEITADIFTEFKVAFILDGLDECHFNLDFQDNNRFCDATKPASLDMILTSLIKGDLLPSALVWITSRPAAASQIPPECANRLTEIRGFSDLQKDEYFKKRFDDQDLANRIISHIKASRTLYIMCHIPIFCWISATVLQETLGNENAGEISLTQIYIHFLLCQRNMQKKKYHGTDGENRQCDKDLILKLGKLAFQQLQKEHLIFYEEDLKECGIDVTETSPCSGLCAEIIKEEVAMSQRKVYSFVHLSLQEFLAALYVFHVHRNSNRNLLDKRGAATVFELHRSAVDEALKSRNGHLDLFLRFLLGISLDSNQRLLQEILTQTENSSESVTDTVKYIKKKIRENLSPEKSFNLFNCLKEMNDNSLMQEIQNYLSSGHLLAKRLSSAQWSALVFFLLTSEEVQGVLDLKKFNRSEEALLRLLPVVRCSHTVLLNQCNLSEECCEDLASVLSSDSPQLRELDLSDSELQDSGVKLLSDGLRNPHCKLEILRLIQCKLKEECCEVFASAFRSHSSQLRELDLSDNDLQDSGVKLLSAGLRDSHCKLEILRLSGCQVTEAGFECLASALHANPSHLRELDLTYNYPGDSGVRLLSAGLEDPRWKLEKLHMDYGGECRIRSGPRKFACTLTLDPNTINNQLLLSETERQVTWSEMQEPYPDHPDRFDCRLQVLCRESLSGRCYWEVERMTNSRIEVGVTYKGIVRKGDYDNESLLGRNNKSWTLYCCDDAYSFWHDASAIGLPLPASRSLRVGMYLDWETGILSFYSVASGELTLLHRFTSTFTEPLYASIRVYPHSAVSLCQLK